Proteins encoded within one genomic window of Prosthecobacter fusiformis:
- a CDS encoding nitroreductase family protein, producing the protein MSLPSLTDTSTLIRHRRSIKPVDMDAARTVEPELVTELIENATWAPNHGMTEPWKFHVYSGAARQGLAEGLSSIYQRTTPAADFREDKFKKMGENPLLAPVIIACVMERSGGGKIPEMEEIEAVSCAMQNMMLSATAAGLGSFWSSPPVLETTDFQNWLGIRSEDRCMGLLYLGWPKPGLVWPRSMRQPVSSKITWHHD; encoded by the coding sequence ATGAGTTTGCCATCCCTGACTGACACTTCTACCCTGATCCGACATCGACGATCCATCAAACCGGTGGATATGGATGCAGCGCGGACGGTGGAGCCTGAGTTGGTAACGGAGTTGATCGAAAATGCGACTTGGGCACCAAATCATGGGATGACGGAGCCGTGGAAGTTTCACGTGTATAGCGGTGCGGCCAGGCAAGGGCTGGCTGAAGGGCTTAGCTCCATCTATCAGCGCACGACACCAGCGGCTGATTTCCGTGAAGATAAGTTTAAGAAGATGGGTGAAAACCCTCTGCTGGCTCCGGTGATCATCGCTTGTGTGATGGAAAGAAGTGGTGGCGGGAAGATTCCAGAGATGGAGGAGATTGAGGCGGTTTCCTGTGCGATGCAAAATATGATGCTCAGCGCCACGGCGGCGGGCCTGGGTTCTTTTTGGTCATCCCCGCCAGTGCTTGAAACGACTGATTTTCAAAATTGGTTAGGCATTCGCAGTGAGGATCGCTGCATGGGGCTGCTGTATCTCGGCTGGCCAAAACCCGGTCTCGTCTGGCCGCGCAGTATGCGCCAGCCGGTTTCATCCAAAATTACCTGGCATCATGATTGA
- a CDS encoding homoserine dehydrogenase has product MSVSIPPRTIYIGLAGLGNVGAGVFKNLEQNGDLIRQRTGADIQVKKVIVRDLSRARDVLVPEDMLSTRWQDLIEDPYIQVIVELIGGTTTAYDLVCAALRAKKIVVTGNKALLAERGQELFALAEQCGVPIYFEAAVAGGIPIIQVLQEGLVGNRILSIHGIINGTCNYILTRMSQAGLSYEAALGEAQEKGYAEADPTLDVSGWDAAHKAIILASLSYGFWIPTSCVHVEGVDKIDILDFKFAKRLGYTIKLLSVIRADQQGLVEVRTQPTLVPLSHVLANVSGSFNALLVNGDIVGETLFYGRGAGQDPTSSSVISDLCEAAAVLMYGSRHSGFVPHGLYGKSKPIEDTVSHYYLRLTVDDVPGVLAQVATVLGQRNIGISSMIQPEDLEDTSGSTSLVLMLHDALLSDMLQALDALKALTCVRGNPSWMRVETLQG; this is encoded by the coding sequence ATGTCCGTTTCCATTCCCCCACGCACCATTTACATCGGCCTCGCAGGATTGGGGAATGTGGGTGCCGGGGTGTTTAAAAACCTGGAACAAAATGGCGATCTCATCCGCCAGCGCACTGGTGCCGATATCCAAGTAAAGAAGGTCATCGTGCGGGATCTCTCCCGTGCACGCGATGTGCTTGTTCCTGAGGATATGCTCAGCACCCGCTGGCAGGACTTGATCGAGGATCCATACATCCAGGTCATTGTGGAGCTCATTGGCGGCACCACCACCGCTTACGACCTCGTCTGCGCTGCCCTGCGAGCGAAAAAAATCGTCGTGACTGGAAACAAGGCCCTTCTGGCTGAGCGTGGGCAGGAACTCTTCGCCCTGGCGGAGCAGTGCGGCGTACCGATTTATTTTGAAGCGGCCGTGGCAGGGGGCATCCCCATCATTCAGGTGCTGCAGGAAGGCCTCGTTGGGAATCGCATCCTGTCCATTCACGGCATCATCAACGGCACCTGCAATTACATCCTCACCCGCATGTCCCAGGCCGGGCTGAGCTATGAGGCCGCCCTCGGTGAAGCGCAGGAAAAAGGTTACGCCGAGGCTGATCCTACCCTGGATGTCAGTGGATGGGATGCCGCTCACAAAGCCATCATCCTGGCCTCCCTCAGCTACGGGTTTTGGATTCCCACTTCCTGCGTGCATGTGGAGGGCGTGGATAAAATCGACATCCTTGATTTTAAATTCGCCAAACGTCTGGGATACACCATCAAGCTGCTTTCTGTCATCCGGGCCGATCAGCAGGGCCTGGTGGAAGTCCGCACTCAGCCTACCCTGGTTCCTCTTTCTCACGTGCTGGCCAATGTCAGCGGCAGCTTCAATGCCCTCCTGGTAAACGGGGACATCGTTGGTGAGACCCTCTTTTATGGCCGTGGTGCCGGGCAGGACCCGACCAGCAGCAGTGTCATCAGCGACCTCTGTGAAGCCGCCGCCGTGCTCATGTACGGCTCACGCCACAGCGGCTTCGTTCCGCATGGCCTGTATGGGAAAAGCAAACCCATTGAGGATACCGTTTCGCATTATTACCTGCGCCTGACGGTGGATGATGTCCCCGGCGTGCTCGCCCAGGTGGCGACGGTGCTCGGTCAGCGTAACATTGGCATCTCCTCCATGATCCAGCCTGAAGACCTGGAAGACACCAGCGGTAGCACCAGCCTGGTGCTGATGCTGCATGATGCCCTCCTGAGTGATATGCTCCAGGCGCTGGATGCTCTGAAAGCTCTCACTTGTGTGCGCGGTAACCCTAGCTGGATGCGGGTGGAAACATTGCAGGGTTAA
- a CDS encoding metallophosphoesterase family protein, which translates to MPISLPALTRRQWIQGSLAAMLTPTWAEAADKQAPNETWALFSDTHILADPKAEARGVIMADNLTRCANQVLKLASKPYGVLVNGDCAFLKGEQPDYATFIGLIQPLREAGIPVHCTLGNHDDRKNFTGAMTTVQDPRPVEGRHVSVFSSATMNWVLLDTLDQVNKTPGLLGDLQLGWLDRTLASLPAKPTVVMAHHNPQQPLTAEGQKHTGMMDSEALFKVLAKHKRVKAFVYGHTHNWSHTRDEVTGIHLINLPPVAYVFGPDRPNGWVIARASAEKLEFELRALNPAHAQHGEKVEVLWES; encoded by the coding sequence ATGCCTATCAGCCTTCCAGCCCTCACCCGTCGTCAGTGGATTCAAGGCAGCCTGGCTGCGATGCTGACACCAACCTGGGCTGAGGCGGCGGATAAACAGGCACCGAATGAGACCTGGGCGCTGTTTTCAGACACTCATATCCTGGCCGACCCCAAGGCTGAAGCGCGTGGAGTGATCATGGCGGATAATTTGACGCGCTGCGCTAATCAGGTGCTGAAATTGGCCAGCAAACCCTACGGGGTACTGGTGAATGGCGATTGTGCTTTCCTGAAGGGCGAGCAGCCGGACTACGCCACCTTCATCGGCCTCATCCAGCCATTGCGCGAGGCGGGCATCCCAGTGCACTGCACGCTGGGAAATCATGATGACCGGAAAAACTTCACGGGAGCGATGACGACCGTGCAGGATCCACGTCCGGTCGAGGGCAGGCATGTGAGCGTTTTTTCCAGTGCGACGATGAACTGGGTGCTGCTGGACACCCTCGATCAGGTGAACAAAACGCCTGGTCTGCTGGGTGATTTACAGTTGGGATGGCTGGACCGCACCCTGGCCAGCCTGCCTGCCAAACCGACGGTGGTGATGGCACATCACAATCCGCAACAGCCGCTCACCGCAGAAGGACAGAAGCATACCGGCATGATGGATAGCGAGGCGTTATTCAAAGTGCTGGCGAAGCACAAGCGAGTGAAAGCCTTTGTGTATGGTCACACGCACAACTGGTCCCATACCCGTGATGAGGTGACGGGTATTCATCTTATCAACCTGCCCCCCGTGGCCTATGTCTTTGGACCGGACCGGCCTAATGGCTGGGTGATCGCCCGCGCGTCAGCAGAGAAACTGGAATTCGAACTGCGTGCGCTAAATCCTGCTCACGCACAGCATGGGGAGAAGGTGGAGGTGCTGTGGGAGAGCTGA
- a CDS encoding formate--tetrahydrofolate ligase, which produces MAHEISAVARSLGISDDHLSLYGRDKAKVSLKALENRPQKGKLILVSAITPTPAGEGKTTMSIGLAQGLKKIGQSVALALRQPSMGPVFGRKGGATGGGHSTVQPAESINLHFTGDFHAITSAHNLLSSVIDNQLFNQQTSLQPDGVLWKRVLDVNDRALRSIRTSVGKPTERSSGFDITAASEVMAILCLSESLADLRERLDRIVIGFTSEGTPVFAKECNITGALLALLRDALQPNLVQSVEGVPAFLHGGPFANIAHGCNSVLATRMALAHADFAVTEAGFAFDLGGEKFMHIKCRQSGLKPEAIVIVATVRALKMHGGVQLDSLTQPDPAALSRGLENLAAHLDSAAQFGRPVIVAINKFTTDSEDEIALVHDFCTARGVPSATADVFGQGGEGAIELAEKLLASLPAESAPLPFLYEADAPVEEKLHAIVTRVYGAAGVTLTDAAKEKLALYSRNNLGHLPLCMAKTQNSLSDDAKKLGRPRDFTITVRDFEIAHGAGFLVALTGTMMRMPALPKVPAAERIQVSTDGVISGI; this is translated from the coding sequence ATGGCTCACGAAATCTCAGCAGTTGCCCGCTCTCTCGGTATCTCGGATGATCACCTCTCCCTCTATGGCCGGGACAAGGCCAAGGTATCCCTGAAGGCCCTGGAAAACCGTCCCCAAAAGGGCAAGCTGATTCTTGTCTCAGCCATCACCCCCACCCCTGCGGGTGAAGGCAAGACCACCATGTCCATTGGTCTGGCACAGGGCTTGAAAAAGATCGGCCAAAGCGTTGCGCTGGCCCTGCGTCAGCCGTCCATGGGCCCTGTATTCGGGCGCAAAGGAGGGGCCACAGGCGGCGGGCACAGTACCGTCCAGCCTGCGGAGTCCATCAATCTCCACTTCACCGGGGACTTTCATGCCATCACTAGCGCGCACAATCTCCTCTCCTCGGTGATAGATAACCAGCTCTTCAACCAGCAGACCAGCCTCCAGCCGGATGGCGTGCTCTGGAAACGAGTCCTGGATGTCAATGACCGTGCCCTCCGCAGCATCCGCACCAGCGTCGGCAAGCCTACCGAACGCAGTTCAGGTTTTGACATCACCGCCGCTTCCGAGGTCATGGCCATCCTCTGCCTCTCGGAATCCCTCGCCGATCTTCGCGAGCGCCTGGACCGCATCGTCATTGGATTCACCTCCGAAGGCACCCCCGTTTTTGCTAAAGAATGCAATATTACAGGTGCCCTTCTCGCCCTTCTTCGGGATGCTCTCCAGCCCAACTTGGTCCAGTCCGTTGAAGGTGTTCCAGCCTTCCTCCATGGCGGCCCTTTTGCCAATATTGCCCACGGTTGCAATTCCGTCCTCGCCACCCGCATGGCCCTTGCCCATGCCGACTTCGCCGTGACCGAGGCCGGTTTTGCCTTCGACCTCGGTGGAGAGAAATTCATGCACATCAAGTGCCGCCAGTCCGGCCTCAAGCCTGAGGCCATCGTCATCGTCGCCACCGTCCGTGCCTTGAAAATGCATGGCGGCGTCCAGCTCGACAGCCTTACCCAGCCAGATCCCGCCGCTCTCTCTCGGGGACTAGAAAACCTCGCGGCACACTTGGACAGCGCTGCCCAGTTTGGGCGACCCGTCATTGTCGCGATTAATAAATTCACCACTGACAGCGAGGATGAAATCGCCCTGGTGCATGATTTCTGCACAGCCCGTGGCGTCCCTTCTGCCACGGCGGATGTTTTTGGCCAGGGCGGGGAGGGGGCCATTGAGCTCGCTGAAAAACTCCTTGCCTCACTCCCGGCGGAGTCCGCACCTCTACCCTTCCTTTACGAGGCCGATGCACCTGTGGAGGAAAAGCTGCATGCCATCGTCACCCGTGTTTATGGGGCTGCCGGGGTCACTCTCACGGACGCCGCGAAGGAGAAACTGGCCCTCTATTCCCGCAACAACCTCGGTCATCTGCCCCTGTGCATGGCCAAGACGCAGAACTCCCTCTCCGACGATGCCAAAAAGCTTGGTCGTCCGCGTGACTTTACCATCACCGTGCGTGATTTTGAGATCGCCCATGGCGCCGGTTTCCTCGTTGCCCTCACCGGCACCATGATGCGTATGCCCGCGCTGCCTAAAGTTCCTGCGGCGGAGCGCATTCAAGTCAGCACCGACGGCGTCATCAGCGGGATTTGA
- a CDS encoding ExbD/TolR family protein has protein sequence MNLRPRRRPVPAIPIVSLIDIMVILLIFFIATTSFNEEKKQVKITLPESKSLGEAVPKQDVRKTLTITKTQDLILDGNPVDAAQLAAAIIKLKEQNPGIKLELQADTETALGMLMKVWDALREAGYSINDVPARIQSTK, from the coding sequence ATGAACCTCCGTCCCCGCCGCAGACCGGTCCCCGCGATCCCCATTGTCTCCTTGATCGATATCATGGTGATCCTGCTGATCTTTTTCATCGCCACGACCAGTTTCAATGAAGAAAAGAAGCAGGTGAAAATCACCCTGCCAGAATCAAAGTCGCTGGGGGAAGCTGTGCCCAAACAGGATGTGCGCAAGACGCTGACTATCACTAAAACACAAGACCTGATCCTGGATGGAAACCCTGTGGATGCGGCCCAACTGGCGGCAGCCATTATCAAACTCAAAGAGCAAAACCCAGGCATCAAACTGGAATTGCAAGCGGATACGGAGACCGCTCTGGGGATGCTGATGAAGGTCTGGGATGCGTTGCGGGAGGCGGGTTATTCGATCAATGACGTGCCGGCCCGCATCCAGAGCACGAAGTAA
- the thiS gene encoding sulfur carrier protein ThiS: MTITLNGQKREIPASMPLTSLLETLDLAGKPVVVEHNQVALLPKEIPMAQVNDGDVIEIVQITAGG, translated from the coding sequence ATGACGATCACTCTGAATGGACAAAAGCGGGAAATCCCCGCTTCGATGCCCTTGACCAGTCTTTTAGAGACTCTGGACCTCGCGGGAAAACCGGTGGTGGTGGAGCATAATCAAGTGGCTCTGCTGCCGAAGGAAATCCCGATGGCCCAAGTGAATGACGGCGACGTTATCGAAATCGTACAAATCACCGCTGGAGGCTAA
- a CDS encoding MotA/TolQ/ExbB proton channel family protein, translating to MKPLFTDLTSLLPIAAVDGPSGFSLIWDFLAIGGFVMLFIVLCSMAAVTVMISAWLRLRDHLVLPASVAAHLRALPGYAAKGDIKPLQEFLERDQSLLARLGALAISGTFSSRQECVETITARAKEDLHHLERGVSVLEVMVTVAPLLGLLGTTAGLVGMFSAFGSEAGPDTATIAKEIGVALRCTIAGLFVAVPSVLAHTYFVRRLDNIAVRLESILHETIQTFFAHFEVKHTHDVRTPEPERLR from the coding sequence ATGAAGCCATTATTTACTGACCTGACATCCCTTCTTCCTATCGCTGCTGTAGACGGGCCCAGCGGCTTTTCCTTGATCTGGGATTTCCTGGCTATTGGCGGCTTTGTGATGCTATTCATCGTGCTGTGTTCCATGGCTGCGGTGACCGTCATGATCTCCGCCTGGCTGCGGCTGCGTGACCACTTAGTACTTCCCGCCTCAGTGGCCGCCCACCTGCGCGCGCTACCGGGCTATGCGGCTAAGGGAGACATTAAGCCGCTCCAAGAATTCCTAGAGCGCGACCAATCCCTGCTGGCAAGGCTGGGTGCGCTGGCTATCAGCGGCACTTTTTCAAGCCGTCAGGAGTGTGTGGAAACGATCACTGCCAGGGCCAAGGAGGACCTGCATCATCTGGAGCGCGGGGTCTCCGTTTTGGAGGTCATGGTGACCGTGGCACCGCTGCTGGGCCTGCTAGGCACCACGGCCGGTCTGGTGGGCATGTTTTCCGCCTTTGGCAGCGAAGCTGGCCCGGATACGGCCACCATCGCCAAGGAGATCGGTGTGGCCCTGCGCTGTACCATCGCGGGACTTTTTGTGGCCGTTCCCTCCGTGCTGGCGCACACTTATTTCGTCCGCCGTCTGGATAACATCGCTGTGCGCCTGGAGTCCATCCTGCATGAGACTATCCAGACATTCTTCGCCCACTTTGAGGTCAAGCACACCCACGACGTGCGCACTCCTGAACCCGAACGCCTGCGATGA
- a CDS encoding lysylphosphatidylglycerol synthase transmembrane domain-containing protein → MQPEAENSPWRRILFLSLRCLFAAGLLFWVWTRLEKQGAGDFSWSHVDLGWLSLAFGLGGISVLGWAGRWWWFLRVYGVRARYRELLRLTLFADFFNLYFLGPLGADGIRLLLLSRSFPDRRGAIVGSLILDHVGGMFGGAVLYFCYSRYADVPGAVAQAANFTLILSICVTFLGLGVIMEPWIQQVISRIPGLRRLSVRAAPLYAGKFRHPWLLAGFAVSIIGTACAYAAYWAAACALEARLGLRGMFGLMPLVDALASLPITISGIGVRESLLVEWLGDDQGIGAAKALAISLLGFAALGLWGLIGGIWLAFWRRKNHTTA, encoded by the coding sequence ATGCAGCCTGAAGCGGAAAATTCCCCCTGGCGAAGAATTCTGTTCCTGAGTCTCCGGTGCCTCTTTGCAGCAGGGCTGCTTTTTTGGGTGTGGACCCGGCTTGAGAAACAGGGAGCGGGTGATTTTTCCTGGAGCCATGTGGACCTGGGCTGGTTGTCACTGGCCTTTGGGCTGGGAGGAATCTCCGTCCTTGGCTGGGCAGGACGATGGTGGTGGTTTCTCCGCGTTTATGGAGTGCGGGCGCGTTACAGGGAACTGCTGCGGCTGACCCTGTTCGCCGATTTTTTTAATCTTTATTTTCTTGGTCCACTGGGCGCGGATGGCATCCGCCTGTTACTCCTGTCACGGAGCTTTCCAGACAGACGTGGAGCGATCGTGGGCTCTCTCATTCTCGACCATGTGGGAGGCATGTTTGGAGGCGCTGTGCTTTATTTTTGTTATTCGCGCTATGCAGACGTGCCGGGGGCAGTGGCGCAAGCTGCCAATTTCACCCTTATTCTTTCCATCTGTGTGACTTTCCTGGGACTGGGGGTGATCATGGAGCCATGGATTCAGCAGGTAATCTCGCGCATCCCTGGACTGCGGCGGCTTTCCGTCCGGGCGGCTCCGCTCTATGCGGGTAAATTTCGGCATCCATGGCTGTTGGCGGGTTTTGCCGTTTCCATCATCGGCACCGCGTGTGCCTATGCGGCGTATTGGGCGGCTGCCTGCGCCCTGGAAGCCAGGCTGGGCCTGCGCGGCATGTTTGGCCTGATGCCTTTGGTGGATGCCCTGGCCTCATTGCCCATCACCATCAGCGGCATCGGCGTGAGAGAAAGCCTGCTGGTGGAGTGGCTGGGGGACGATCAAGGAATTGGAGCAGCGAAAGCTCTGGCCATCTCCCTGCTGGGCTTTGCCGCCCTGGGCTTGTGGGGGCTCATCGGCGGCATCTGGCTAGCATTCTGGCGGCGCAAAAATCACACCACCGCATAA
- a CDS encoding DUF456 domain-containing protein, whose translation MIEWLTSMWEAVSQAFQGIPFEVMGVWTLTVCLLLAGLIGSVLPLVPGPLLLFMAGIIHTLLLPEAGMSWQGIVLLSVWLVVAYVVDFAAGAMGARWFGASRWGIAGVFVGGIVGLFFAPLGFILGPLAGGLLFELLFAKKRMAPAVKSTWGTLLGTGVGLIARLAISFAMVATVLMDILWW comes from the coding sequence ATGATTGAATGGCTCACCTCCATGTGGGAAGCGGTTTCCCAGGCATTCCAAGGCATCCCGTTTGAGGTGATGGGGGTATGGACGCTGACGGTATGCCTGCTGCTGGCGGGGTTGATCGGCTCAGTGCTGCCTCTCGTTCCCGGTCCGCTGCTGCTTTTCATGGCCGGTATTATCCATACCCTGCTGCTGCCGGAGGCAGGCATGAGCTGGCAGGGCATCGTGCTGCTATCCGTCTGGCTGGTGGTGGCCTATGTGGTGGATTTTGCGGCCGGGGCAATGGGGGCTAGATGGTTTGGGGCCAGTCGCTGGGGGATCGCCGGTGTCTTTGTGGGAGGCATTGTGGGGCTATTTTTTGCTCCCCTGGGATTTATCCTCGGCCCGCTGGCTGGCGGACTGCTTTTTGAGCTGTTGTTTGCCAAAAAGCGAATGGCCCCGGCGGTGAAGTCCACCTGGGGCACACTGCTTGGTACAGGAGTGGGGTTGATCGCACGGCTGGCAATCAGCTTTGCCATGGTGGCGACAGTGCTGATGGACATCCTGTGGTGGTAA
- a CDS encoding neutral/alkaline non-lysosomal ceramidase N-terminal domain-containing protein: protein MRSIFSQAKWLGVMLFGWAAVALTAAEKAGWKVGAASVDITPEYPVRLSGYGSRTGPHEGIQMRLHAKALALTWDASPAAIMLTVDNCGVPATMRAEVLRRLKEAGQAIEDARFSLHSSHTHCAPALPGLLPFLFGEELPEDEQAAINRYGEELTGKLVNVVKEALHKQEPARVEWSTGKVLFAMNRRFKTETGYSNSPNPYGPVDHALPVLKVTDASGKLRALFTSYACHCTTLSINKTHPDWAGCAQKELELRFPGVVAMTAIGCGADQNPYPRRDLAHVERHGVDLAKEVVRLINEPMKAVHGPLSCANQEVMLPFDTPHDRATWEQSSLDKNKATARHARHFLDCLDRGEAIPAALAYTVQVWSFSDDLLTINLPGEVVVDYGLRFKKEYDRARTWVNSYTNDVPCYIPSQRVWEEGGYEAAGAMVYYGRPNRFASGVEEIIAQAVKELVPAGFVHTAGEKIPDTPAPVPASK, encoded by the coding sequence ATGCGGTCAATTTTTTCACAGGCGAAATGGTTAGGCGTCATGTTATTTGGCTGGGCCGCCGTGGCCTTGACGGCGGCTGAAAAGGCAGGTTGGAAAGTCGGGGCAGCCAGCGTGGACATCACACCGGAATATCCGGTGCGCCTCAGCGGCTATGGCAGCAGAACGGGACCGCATGAAGGCATTCAAATGCGCCTTCATGCCAAGGCGCTGGCCCTGACCTGGGACGCATCCCCTGCTGCCATCATGCTGACAGTAGACAATTGTGGAGTGCCTGCCACGATGCGTGCTGAGGTGCTGCGTCGGCTCAAAGAGGCAGGGCAGGCCATTGAGGATGCACGCTTTTCCCTGCACTCCAGCCACACGCACTGTGCGCCCGCCCTTCCGGGTTTATTACCCTTTTTGTTTGGCGAAGAACTGCCGGAGGATGAGCAGGCGGCGATCAACCGTTATGGCGAGGAACTGACTGGCAAGCTGGTGAATGTGGTGAAAGAGGCACTGCACAAGCAGGAACCTGCCAGAGTGGAGTGGTCCACAGGAAAGGTCCTCTTTGCCATGAATCGCCGTTTCAAAACGGAAACGGGTTACAGCAATAGCCCCAATCCATATGGCCCGGTGGATCATGCATTGCCAGTGCTGAAGGTGACTGACGCCAGCGGGAAGCTGCGCGCTCTTTTTACCAGCTATGCCTGCCATTGCACCACCCTATCCATCAATAAAACACACCCTGATTGGGCAGGCTGCGCACAGAAGGAACTGGAACTTCGGTTCCCGGGTGTCGTCGCGATGACGGCGATCGGCTGCGGGGCTGACCAAAACCCTTACCCCCGCCGTGACCTAGCCCACGTGGAAAGGCATGGGGTGGATCTGGCAAAGGAAGTGGTGAGGCTGATCAATGAACCGATGAAAGCTGTCCACGGCCCGCTTTCCTGTGCCAACCAGGAGGTAATGCTGCCCTTTGACACGCCCCACGACCGCGCCACCTGGGAGCAAAGCAGCCTGGATAAGAATAAAGCCACGGCACGGCATGCGCGACATTTTCTGGACTGCCTGGACCGTGGGGAGGCGATTCCAGCCGCGCTGGCCTATACGGTACAGGTGTGGAGCTTCAGCGATGACCTGCTGACCATCAATCTACCGGGAGAGGTCGTGGTGGACTATGGGCTGCGTTTCAAAAAGGAATATGATCGCGCAAGGACCTGGGTGAATTCCTATACGAACGACGTGCCCTGCTATATCCCCTCCCAGCGCGTTTGGGAGGAAGGTGGATATGAAGCTGCTGGGGCGATGGTTTATTATGGACGACCGAACCGGTTTGCATCCGGTGTAGAAGAAATCATTGCCCAGGCCGTGAAGGAACTGGTGCCTGCGGGCTTTGTTCATACAGCAGGGGAAAAGATCCCAGACACACCCGCCCCCGTGCCTGCGTCCAAATAA
- the def gene encoding peptide deformylase: MVLPIVRYPDPVLRAKCRPVTEVTDEIRKFSTDMIETMKAANGVGLAAPQVARDIQLAVIDVSHNPQCISYLRINGEAAEMPAHMPVIFLNPRLELGKDKEVDEEGCLSFPNLRGDIRRSEDVKVTFQTLDGETQTWETDGLLARAFQHEIDHLNGILFIDRLSATAKVGLKRKLGRLMQEWTEEDE; the protein is encoded by the coding sequence ATGGTCCTGCCCATCGTCCGCTATCCAGATCCCGTCCTTCGAGCCAAATGCCGTCCAGTCACGGAGGTGACGGATGAGATACGCAAATTCTCCACGGACATGATTGAAACCATGAAAGCAGCCAACGGCGTGGGCCTGGCAGCGCCCCAGGTGGCCCGTGACATCCAGCTTGCGGTCATTGATGTTTCCCACAATCCACAATGCATCAGCTACCTGCGCATCAATGGTGAAGCGGCGGAAATGCCAGCGCATATGCCGGTCATCTTTCTCAACCCACGTCTGGAACTGGGCAAGGACAAGGAGGTGGATGAAGAAGGCTGCCTCAGCTTTCCCAACCTGCGTGGAGACATCCGCCGCAGTGAGGATGTGAAGGTGACCTTTCAAACCCTGGACGGCGAGACCCAAACCTGGGAAACGGATGGCCTGCTTGCCCGCGCTTTTCAGCACGAGATCGACCACCTCAACGGCATTCTCTTCATCGACCGTCTGTCTGCGACGGCCAAGGTCGGGCTGAAGCGCAAACTGGGGCGCCTGATGCAGGAATGGACCGAGGAAGATGAATAA
- a CDS encoding HNH endonuclease, which produces MSGSWISEELRRLVTSRASGLCEYCLLHETDSAYGFHVDHVIAEKHDGPTDDHNLCLCCPPCNRAKGSDISTLVNGKMVRLFNPRIDIWAEHFALDGIVIRAKSLSAAGTLKLLRINDGPRLQLRQLLVDSGRFPSQAALARLAKL; this is translated from the coding sequence ATGAGTGGCAGTTGGATATCAGAAGAGCTACGCCGACTGGTCACTTCGCGGGCGTCTGGACTTTGTGAATACTGTCTTTTACATGAGACGGATTCAGCCTACGGATTCCACGTGGATCACGTAATCGCTGAAAAGCATGATGGTCCGACTGATGACCACAATCTGTGTCTTTGCTGTCCTCCCTGTAACAGGGCCAAAGGTAGTGACATATCCACTTTGGTGAATGGTAAAATGGTCCGTTTATTCAATCCACGTATTGATATTTGGGCTGAACACTTTGCTTTGGACGGGATTGTGATCAGAGCAAAAAGCCTTTCTGCGGCAGGGACTCTAAAGCTTCTCAGAATTAATGATGGCCCGAGATTGCAACTCAGGCAGTTGCTTGTGGATTCTGGCCGATTTCCATCTCAAGCTGCACTTGCTAGGCTCGCAAAATTATAA